A genome region from Arachis duranensis cultivar V14167 chromosome 8, aradu.V14167.gnm2.J7QH, whole genome shotgun sequence includes the following:
- the LOC110272355 gene encoding transcription initiation factor IIA large subunit isoform X1 produces the protein MAATATTSQVYVNVIDDVVTKVRDEFINNGGPGEEVLKELQALWESKMIQAGVVVAPIERSNGAKPTPGGPITPVHDLNVPYEGNEEYETPTAEMLFPPTPLQTPMLTPLPGTVDNSMYNIPTGPSDYTSGNDTGGSADIKGGQSSPYVQQQSPSPWMNQRPSLDVNVAYDEGREEAQRGTSNQPLTQEFFTASMGKRKRDDLSSHYNNADGYIPQQDGAGDSASGVFEIEVCGGRISINAHQTTSREKMSANTERPTSGIPQLDGPIPFDDDMLSTPNIYNYEGVLSEDYNIANTPAPPEVPVSTPALIAQNEVANDNEEEDDDDDEPLNENDDDDDFDDLDQGEDQHTHHLVLAQFDKVTRTKSRWKCTLKDGIMHINNKDILFNKVPLSLRRNK, from the exons ATGGCGGCCACCGCAACCACCAGCCAGGTCTACGTCAACGTTATCGACGATGTTGTCACCAAGGTTCGCGACGAGTTCATCAACAACGGTGGCCCCGGCGAGGAAGTTCTCAAGGAGCTCCAAGCT tTGTGGGAATCAAAGATGATACAAGCTGGTGTTGTTGTTGCTCCCATAGAAAGGTCCAATGGAGCTAAACCAACGCCAGGTGGTCCAATTACTCCGGTTCATGATCTTAATGTGCCTTATGAAGGGAATGAAGAGTACGAAACTCCTACTGCTGAAATGCTTTTTCCCCCT ACGCCTCTACAAACTCCAATGCTAACCCCGTTACCAGGAACCGTGGATAACTCTATGTATAACATCCCTACTGGACCGAGCGACTACACTTCTGGAAATGATACAGGAGGAAGTGCTGATATAAAAGGAGGACAATCTAGTCCATACGTG CAACAGCAGTCTCCCTCACCCTGGATGAACCAGAGGCCTTCACTTGACGTTAATGTTG CTTACGATGAAGGACGGGAAGAGGCACAAAGAGGAACTTCTAATCAACCTCTGACACAG GAATTCTTCACAGCCTCCATGGGAAAGCGAAAACGCGACGATTTGTCTTCACATTATAACAATGCTGATGGATATATACCCCAGCAGGATGGGGCTGGAGATTCTGCATCTGGAGTTTTCGAAATTGAG GTATGTGGAGGGAGAATCTCCATTAATGCACATCAAACTACTTCTAGAGAGAAAATGTCAGCTAACACAGAGAGGCCAACTTCTGGGATTCCACAACTTGATGGACCAATTCCTTTTGATGATGATATGCTTTCTACTCCTAAT ATATACAACTATGAAGGAGTGTTGAGTGAAGACTACAACATTGCAAATACGCCAGCTCCTCCTG AGGTACCAGTAAGCACCCCTGCTCTCATTGCTCAAAATGAGGTGGCAAatgataatgaagaagaagacgatgatgatgatgagccattaaatgagaatgatgatgatgatgattttgatgatcTGGACCAAGGAGAGGATCAACATACACATCATCTTGTTTTGGCCCAGTTTGACAAG GTGACACGTACAAAGAGCCGGTGGAAATGCACACTAAAGGATGGCATCATGCACATAAATAATAAGGACATTCTCTTCAATAAGGTACCTTTGTCTTTAAGGAGAAACAAATAA
- the LOC107461382 gene encoding uncharacterized protein LOC107461382 produces the protein MSQDHAQLDSKVICHHIYPMVQANATICIKVLQGSVESAYGYKVSYKKVWHAKQKAIAKIYGDREESYDQLEDISTHCTIVDLQTRPNYVGNTLDRHSVIFHQVFWSFPSCVEAFKHCVPLVSVVGIHLYGKYARTLLMGIAQDGNNNILPIAFAIVKRENTDSWFFFLSNLKRHVTTQPRILLISDRHAAIKAALERAGCGWKHNVYYVRHIASNFATSFKSKEAKRHLVNAAYSKTQELAQYYIELISSEDTVTSP, from the exons ATGTCGCAAGATCATGCTCAACTTGATAGCAAAGTCATCTGCCACCATATATATCCCATGGTACAAGCGAATGCTACTATTTGCATAAAGGTATTGCAAGGTTCCGTCGAGTCAGCATACGGGTACAAGGTTTCTTACAAGAAGGTTTGGCATGCAAAGCAGAAGGCAATTGCCAAAATTTATGGTGATCGGGAGGAGTCATACGACCAGCTCGAAGATATTTCAACGCACT GTACAATTGTTGACCTCCAAACGCGTCCGAACTATGTTGGCAACACGTTGGACCGGCACAGTGTCATATTTCATCAGGTTTTTTGGTCATTTCCGTCCTGTGTTGAAGCCTTCAAGCACTGCGTGCCCCTTGTATCAGTGGTCGGAATACACTTGTATGGCAAATACGCAAGGACCTTGTTGATGGGTATAGCGCAGGATGGGAATAACAACATCCTACCCATTGCTTTTGCAATTGTCAAAAGGGAGAATACTGATTCGTGGTTCTTTTTCCTATCGAATCTAAAGAGACATGTAACGACTCAACCAAGGATACTACTTATCTCTGATCGGCATGCAGCAATAAAGGCTGCTTTAGAGCGGGCTGGGTGTGGATGGAAACACAATGTGTACTATGTGAGACATATTGCCTCTAACTTTGCAACAAGTTTCAAGAGCAAGGAAGCAAAAAGGCACCTAGTCAACGCGGCGTATTCTAAGACACAAGAGCTGGCACAGTACTACATTGAGTTAATTAGCAGCGAGGATACGGTCACATCTCCATGA
- the LOC107461465 gene encoding uncharacterized protein LOC107461465, giving the protein MAASATTSQVYVDVIEDVIVKVRDEFVNNGGPGDEVLKELQAMWESKMMQAGVIVGPIERSNGAKPTPGGPITPVHDLNVPYEGNEEYETPTAEMLFPPTPLQTPMQTPLPGTADNSMYHIPTGPSDYSSSGNDTGGNTDLKGGLPSPYMQQQPPSPWMNQRSSLDVNVAYVEGREDANRRTSNKPSTQDFFRAPTGKRKRDDLPSQYNAGGYLPQQDGAGDSASGLLEIEVCGRGIPINAHHTTTKENMLADGEWPACRIPQLDGPIPFDDDVVSTPNIYNYGGVFNEDYNVANTPAPPEVPASTPALVAENEAVNDDDNNDDDDEPLNENDDDDDDDDLDDLDQGEDQNTHHLVLAQFDKVTRTKSRWKCTLKDGIMHINDKDILFNKATGEFDF; this is encoded by the exons ATGGCGGCCTCCGCAACCACCAGCCAGGTCTATGTCGACGTCATCGAGGACGTCATCGTCAAGGTTCGCGACGAGTTCGTCAACAATGGCGGCCCCGGCGACGAAGTTCTCAAGGAGCTCCAAGCT ATGTGGGAATCAAAGATGATGCAAGCTGGTGTTATTGTTGGTCCCATTGAGAGGTCCAATGGAGCTAAGCCAACCCCTGGTGGTCCAATTACTCCGGTTCATGATCTTAATGTGCCTTATGAGGGGAATGAAGAGTATGAAACTCCTACTGCTGAAATGCTTTTCCCACCT ACACCCCTGCAAACTCCTATGCAAACCCCTTTGCCAGGAACTGCGGATAATTCTATGTATCACATACCTACTGGACCTAGCGACTACTCTTCTTCTGGAAATGATACAGGAGGAAACACTGATTTAAAAGGAGGACTACCAAGTCCATACATG CAGCAGCAGCCTCCTTCTCCTTGGATGAACCAGAGGTCTTCACTTGATGTTAATGTTG CTTATGTGGAAGGGCGGGAGGATGCAAATAGAAGAACTTCTAATAAACCCTCAACGCAG GACTTCTTCAGGGCACCCACAGGGAAGCGAAAACGTGATGATTTGCCTTCACAATATAATGCTGGTGGATATTTACCTCAGCAGGATGGAGCTGGAGATTCTGCATCTGGACTTCTTGAAATTGAG GTATGTGGAAGGGGAATCCCCATTAATGCACATCATACTACTACTAAAGAAAACATGCTTGCCGATGGAGAGTGGCCAGCTTGTAGGATTCCTCAACTTGATGGACCAATTCCTTTTGATGATGATGTGGTTTCTACTCCAAAC ATATATAATTATGGAGGAGTGTTCAATGAAGACTACAACGTTGCAAATACGCCTGCTCCTCCTG AGGTACCGGCAAGCACTCCTGCACTTGTAGCTGAAAATGAGGCAGTAAATGATGATGACAACAACGACGATGATGATGAACCGTtaaatgagaatgatgatgatgacgatgatgatgatttggATGATCTGGACCAAGGAGAGGATCAAAATACACATCATCTTGTTTTGGCCCAGTTTGACAAG GTGACACGTACCAAGAGCAGGTGGAAATGTACATTAAAGGATGGCATCATGCACATAAATGATAAGGACATTCTCTTCAATAAG GCGACAGGGGAATTTGATTTCTGA
- the LOC107461384 gene encoding uncharacterized protein LOC107461384 translates to MPLISPKDVDTSRNHSVSTKEFFRGGELSKRSPNYSPTSLSPSSPDFLKHQDLEEDHGLYQKKSVLTKVKEKARKLRYSLSKRRIEDNNNNNINNVTPSWGVSLDDVEEYADAEYLGAPMYESEVAPEIYKENARQHPRADPVISEKHVLHNTASFSTIRNEKIAEKVIPAYSNMGSPSSASFTSSSSSPPPVNISTTKSDASVIYESTSPRKAPSNNAGMMEKVIGAVNSLLGNEEPSQQCATIKTTPTREVGQEGNHGKIVQAN, encoded by the exons ATGCCTTTGATCTCACCCAAAGATGTTGATACTTCAAGAAATCATAGCGTCTCTACCAAGGAATTCTTCAGAG GAGGAGAATTATCTAAGAGGTCACCAAACTACTCGCCGACGTCGCTGTCGCCGTCGTCTCCTGATTTCTTGAAGCACCAAGACCTGGAAGAAGACCATGGCCTCTATCAAAAGAAATCAGTTCTCACCAAAGTGAAGGAGAAAGCAAGGAAGCTTAGATATAGCCTCAGCAAGAGAAGAATagaggataataataataataacattaacAATGTCACTCCTTCATGGGGTGTCAGCTTAGATGATGTGGAAGAATATGCTGATGCTGAATACCTTGGAGCTCCTa TGTATGAATCAGAGGTGGCACCTGAGATATACAAAGAGAATGCAAGGCAGCATCCAAGAGCAGATCCAGTAATATCTGAGAAACATGTTTTGCATAACACTGCTTCCTTCAGCACAATAAGGAATGAAAAAATAGCAGAGAAAGTTATACCAGCTTATTCCAACATGGGGTCTCCTTCGTCGGCTTCATTCACATCGTCGTCGTCGTCTCCTCCTCCGGTGAATATTTCCACCACCAAAAGTGATGCTTCAGTGATATATGAATCAACAAGTCCTAGGAAAGCTCCTTCTAATAATGCAGGTATGATGGAGAAGGTGATAGGAGCTGTGAACTCTTTGCTTGGGAATGAGGAACCGTCACAACAATGTGCCACAATCAAAACTACTCCCACACGTGAAG TTGGCCAGGAAGGAAACCATGGAAAGATTGTGCAAGCAAATTAG
- the LOC110272355 gene encoding transcription initiation factor IIA large subunit isoform X2 translates to MAATATTSQVYVNVIDDVVTKVRDEFINNGGPGEEVLKELQALWESKMIQAGVVVAPIERSNGAKPTPGGPITPVHDLNVPYEGNEEYETPTAEMLFPPTPLQTPMLTPLPGTVDNSMYNIPTGPSDYTSGNDTGGSADIKGGQSSPYVQQQSPSPWMNQRPSLDVNVAYDEGREEAQRGTSNQPLTQEFFTASMGKRKRDDLSSHYNNADGYIPQQDGAGDSASGVFEIEVCGGRISINAHQTTSREKMSANTERPTSGIPQLDGPIPFDDDMLSTPNIYNYEGVLSEDYNIANTPAPPEVPVSTPALIAQNEVANDNEEEDDDDDEPLNENDDDDDFDDLDQGEDQHTHHLVLAQFDKVTRTKSRWKCTLKDGIMHINNKDILFNKATGEFDF, encoded by the exons ATGGCGGCCACCGCAACCACCAGCCAGGTCTACGTCAACGTTATCGACGATGTTGTCACCAAGGTTCGCGACGAGTTCATCAACAACGGTGGCCCCGGCGAGGAAGTTCTCAAGGAGCTCCAAGCT tTGTGGGAATCAAAGATGATACAAGCTGGTGTTGTTGTTGCTCCCATAGAAAGGTCCAATGGAGCTAAACCAACGCCAGGTGGTCCAATTACTCCGGTTCATGATCTTAATGTGCCTTATGAAGGGAATGAAGAGTACGAAACTCCTACTGCTGAAATGCTTTTTCCCCCT ACGCCTCTACAAACTCCAATGCTAACCCCGTTACCAGGAACCGTGGATAACTCTATGTATAACATCCCTACTGGACCGAGCGACTACACTTCTGGAAATGATACAGGAGGAAGTGCTGATATAAAAGGAGGACAATCTAGTCCATACGTG CAACAGCAGTCTCCCTCACCCTGGATGAACCAGAGGCCTTCACTTGACGTTAATGTTG CTTACGATGAAGGACGGGAAGAGGCACAAAGAGGAACTTCTAATCAACCTCTGACACAG GAATTCTTCACAGCCTCCATGGGAAAGCGAAAACGCGACGATTTGTCTTCACATTATAACAATGCTGATGGATATATACCCCAGCAGGATGGGGCTGGAGATTCTGCATCTGGAGTTTTCGAAATTGAG GTATGTGGAGGGAGAATCTCCATTAATGCACATCAAACTACTTCTAGAGAGAAAATGTCAGCTAACACAGAGAGGCCAACTTCTGGGATTCCACAACTTGATGGACCAATTCCTTTTGATGATGATATGCTTTCTACTCCTAAT ATATACAACTATGAAGGAGTGTTGAGTGAAGACTACAACATTGCAAATACGCCAGCTCCTCCTG AGGTACCAGTAAGCACCCCTGCTCTCATTGCTCAAAATGAGGTGGCAAatgataatgaagaagaagacgatgatgatgatgagccattaaatgagaatgatgatgatgatgattttgatgatcTGGACCAAGGAGAGGATCAACATACACATCATCTTGTTTTGGCCCAGTTTGACAAG GTGACACGTACAAAGAGCCGGTGGAAATGCACACTAAAGGATGGCATCATGCACATAAATAATAAGGACATTCTCTTCAATAA GGCTACAGGGGAATTTGATTTCTGA
- the LOC110272355 gene encoding transcription initiation factor IIA large subunit isoform X3, whose amino-acid sequence MAATATTSQVYVNVIDDVVTKVRDEFINNGGPGEEVLKELQALWESKMIQAGVVVAPIERSNGAKPTPGGPITPVHDLNVPYEGNEEYETPTAEMLFPPTPLQTPMLTPLPGTVDNSMYNIPTGPSDYTSGNDTGGSADIKGGQSSPYVQQQSPSPWMNQRPSLDVNVAYDEGREEAQRGTSNQPLTQEFFTASMGKRKRDDLSSHYNNADGYIPQQDGAGDSASGVFEIEVCGGRISINAHQTTSREKMSANTERPTSGIPQLDGPIPFDDDMLSTPNIYNYEGVLSEDYNIANTPAPPVSTPALIAQNEVANDNEEEDDDDDEPLNENDDDDDFDDLDQGEDQHTHHLVLAQFDKVTRTKSRWKCTLKDGIMHINNKDILFNKVPLSLRRNK is encoded by the exons ATGGCGGCCACCGCAACCACCAGCCAGGTCTACGTCAACGTTATCGACGATGTTGTCACCAAGGTTCGCGACGAGTTCATCAACAACGGTGGCCCCGGCGAGGAAGTTCTCAAGGAGCTCCAAGCT tTGTGGGAATCAAAGATGATACAAGCTGGTGTTGTTGTTGCTCCCATAGAAAGGTCCAATGGAGCTAAACCAACGCCAGGTGGTCCAATTACTCCGGTTCATGATCTTAATGTGCCTTATGAAGGGAATGAAGAGTACGAAACTCCTACTGCTGAAATGCTTTTTCCCCCT ACGCCTCTACAAACTCCAATGCTAACCCCGTTACCAGGAACCGTGGATAACTCTATGTATAACATCCCTACTGGACCGAGCGACTACACTTCTGGAAATGATACAGGAGGAAGTGCTGATATAAAAGGAGGACAATCTAGTCCATACGTG CAACAGCAGTCTCCCTCACCCTGGATGAACCAGAGGCCTTCACTTGACGTTAATGTTG CTTACGATGAAGGACGGGAAGAGGCACAAAGAGGAACTTCTAATCAACCTCTGACACAG GAATTCTTCACAGCCTCCATGGGAAAGCGAAAACGCGACGATTTGTCTTCACATTATAACAATGCTGATGGATATATACCCCAGCAGGATGGGGCTGGAGATTCTGCATCTGGAGTTTTCGAAATTGAG GTATGTGGAGGGAGAATCTCCATTAATGCACATCAAACTACTTCTAGAGAGAAAATGTCAGCTAACACAGAGAGGCCAACTTCTGGGATTCCACAACTTGATGGACCAATTCCTTTTGATGATGATATGCTTTCTACTCCTAAT ATATACAACTATGAAGGAGTGTTGAGTGAAGACTACAACATTGCAAATACGCCAGCTCCTCCTG TAAGCACCCCTGCTCTCATTGCTCAAAATGAGGTGGCAAatgataatgaagaagaagacgatgatgatgatgagccattaaatgagaatgatgatgatgatgattttgatgatcTGGACCAAGGAGAGGATCAACATACACATCATCTTGTTTTGGCCCAGTTTGACAAG GTGACACGTACAAAGAGCCGGTGGAAATGCACACTAAAGGATGGCATCATGCACATAAATAATAAGGACATTCTCTTCAATAAGGTACCTTTGTCTTTAAGGAGAAACAAATAA
- the LOC107461412 gene encoding pentatricopeptide repeat-containing protein At3g09040, mitochondrial, whose amino-acid sequence MSCRVSTLCRLLHRKPPVLVLSRPSTTHVSHHSDTDQDHAFLCIYCQIFGYKRKPLDPTRLELLPHLRSDPLSSPLLLNKFVSVCAKSLLLDVGIQLHASIVKLGFSSNVHIGSALISMYCKCGVVSEAQKLFDEITEKNVVVWNSLICGYLQVKCPLISVNLFMDMLKLGIDPAPLTMSAVLVACSQMEAYELGTQLHSLCLKVEFDHNVILGTNMIDVYSKCRDLEASRRVFDHMVERNVITWTSMVSGYAQNNQPEKAMVLIREMLRLGFNPNHVTYNSLLSSFSTHDHLDNCRQIHCCVIREGFEANEYVVVTLMTVYSECNGSLDDFWKACSGISKWDKVSLNALIAGLSNLGYGEEALIRYSLMREAGIETDHFVFSSILNSAGIISALNDGKKIHALILKYGYASNLNLQNGLVSMYARCGNISDSKKAFSSMDSHDVISWNSLLSGYAHHGHGKEAVELFEKMKSSEIKPNDTTFLAVLTACSHVGMLDKGLQYFELMMNDKTLAPPRMEHYAIIVDLLGRYEYLPEAESIINKMPIEAGPSTYKSLLNACRIHGNKEIALRSAEKLLKLYPDDPATYILLSNILHDRGNWADGAGVRKLMYVRGLAKNPGYSWI is encoded by the coding sequence ATGAGTTGCAGGGTCTCTACCCTCTGCCGCTTACTCCACCGAAAACCACCGGTTTTGGTGCTCTCGCGACCATCAACCACCCACGTTTCACATCACAGCGACACCGATCAAGACCATGCCTTTTTGTGCATTTACTGCCAAATCTTTGGTTACAAACGAAAGCCATTAGACCCCACTCGTTTGGAACTCTTGCCCCATTTGCGAAGTGACCCATTAtcctctcctcttcttcttaaCAAGTTTGTATCCGTTTGCGCAAAGTCGCTTCTTCTTGATGTGGGTATTCAGCTGCATGCATCCATTGTcaagttgggattttcttctaACGTTCATATAGGCAGTGCTCTCATTAGTATGTACTGCAAATGTGGTGTTGTATCTGAGGCTCAGAAACTGTTCGATGAAATCACTGAGAAGAATGTGGTTGTTTGGAATTCCTTGATTTGTGGGTATTTACAAGTTAAGTGCCCTTTGATATCTGTAAATTTGTTTATGGATATGCTTAAGTTGGGGATCGATCCTGCGCCATTGACCATGTCAGCTGTTCTGGTAGCTTGCTCCCAAATGGAAGCTTATGAGCTGGGAACTCAGCTGCATAGTTTGTGTTTGAAAGTGGAGTTTGACCATAATGTTATCCTTGGTACGAATATGATTGATGTGTATTCAAAGTGCCGGGACCTGGAAGCGTCGAGGAGAGTTTTCGATCATATGGTGGAGAGAAATGTTATAACTTGGACTTCCATGGTTTCTGGATATGCCCAAAACAATCAACCAGAAAAGGCAATGGTTTTGATTAGAGAAATGCTGCGTTTAGGTTTTAATCCTAATCATGTCACTTACAATAGTTTGCTGAGTTCATTTTCCACGCATGACCATTTGGATAACTGCAGGCAAATTCATTGTTGTGTAATCAGAGAAGGTTTTGAAGCTAATGAATATGTTGTGGTCACCCTCATGACTGTTTACTCAGAATGTAATGGCAGCTTGGATGACTTTTGGAAAGCTTGCTCTGGTATTAGTAAATGGGACAAGGTTTCTTTGAACGCACTCATTGCTGGTCTCTCAAATTTAGGATATGGAGAAGAAGCATTGATCCGTTATTCATTAATGCGGGAAGCAGGCATTGAAACAGACCATTTTGTATTTTCAAGCATTCTCAACTCTGCAGGGATTATTTCGGCCCTGAATGATGGGAAAAAGATCCATGCTCTAATTCTCAAATATGGGTATgcttcaaatttgaatttgcaAAATGGGCTTGTTTCAATGTATGCTAGATGTGGCAATATCAGTGATTCAAAGAAAGCGTTTTCGTCCATGGATAGCCATGATGTTATTTCCTGGAATTCACTTTTGTCAGGATATGCCCATCATGGTCATGGCAAGGAGGCTGTTGAACTGTTTGAGAAAATGAAAAGTAGTGAAATCAAACCCAACGATACCACCTTCTTGGCTGTTCTCACAGCCTGTAGCCATGTTGGCATGCTGGATAAAGGACTGCAATATTTTGAGTTGATGATGAATGATAAGACACTTGCCCCTCCGAGAATGGAACATTATGCTATAATTGTTGATCTTCTTGGCCGGTATGAATATCTTCCCGAAGCAGAGTCGATTATTAACAAAATGCCAATAGAAGCAGGGCCATCTACCTACAAAAGTTTGCTAAATGCTTGTCGAATTCATGGAAATAAAGAAATTGCTCTACGCTCTGCTGAAAAACTTCTGAAGCTGTACCCTGATGATCCTGCAACTTACATACTTCTATCAAATATATTGCATGACAGGGGTAATTGGGCTGATGGAGCAGGTGTACGGAAGCTTATGTATGTAAGAGGACTTGCAAAAAACCCTGGTTACAGTTGGATTTGA
- the LOC110274814 gene encoding protein MAINTENANCE OF MERISTEMS-like, whose protein sequence is MARLCTLRSWSKFHQRDIWQWCHELLGDVPTGHVGTTKYNIKLKWIKTRLQQMPLDVPDDVLIQYARCYILYLLEGACYCRTRPTTQSTFVTYLCKAILMPSALIVGVAHVFVGYIESCAWQQITPSKIYYGLSFWALDVATPHSFPLATRWAGKKEYNDYAEQRLLRHRLRLDNLQVDEFNWLPYIDPRILLRVPAEFLGHSHGNFYTLVIPLILFWWIEFLNIDKVLHQFGGKQGPRQPSLEYRYIPSTVGPKRRWVVARPHTTKL, encoded by the exons ATGGCGAGACTTTGTACTCTAAGGTCATGGAGCAAGTTTCACCAGAGAGATATATGGCAATGGTGCCATGAGCTACTTGGTGATGTTCCAACCGGACATGTTGGGACAACAAAGTACAACATAAAGTTAAAGTGGATCAAAACTCGTCTTCAACAGATGCCGCTTGACGTACCAGATGATGTCTTGATTCAGTATGCCCGTTGTTACATTTTGTATTTGTTGGAGGGGGCGTGCTACTGCCGGACAAGGCCAACAACACAGTCCACGTTTGTTACCTACCTTTGTAAGGCGATTTTGATGCCATCAGCACTTATAGTTGGGGTAGCGCATGTCTTTGTTGGTTATATCGAGTCATGTGCCTGGCAACAGATTACACCGTCGAAG ATTTATTACGGCCTATCATTCTGGGCACTAGATGTGGCGACGCCGCATAGTTTTCCATTAGCAACAAG GTGGGCGGGGAAGAAGGAATACAATGACTACGCTGAGCAACGCCTACTTAGGCACCGCCTGAGGTTGGACAATCTGCAAGTGGATGAG TTTAATTGGTTGCCATACATAGATCCTCGTATTCTGTTGAGAGTGCCTGCTGAATTTCTCGGCCATTCTCATGGAAACTTTTACACCTTAGTTATACCTCTAATATTATTCTGGTGGATTGAGTTCCTCAATATCGACAAAGTGTTGCATCAATTTGGGGGAAAACAAGGACCGCGCCAACCCTCCCTTGAATATCGATACATTCCATCGACAGTCGGCCCGAAACGACGATGGGTGGTGGCCCGTCCGCATACCACCAAGTTATGA